The Streptomyces phaeolivaceus genome has a window encoding:
- the nhaA gene encoding Na+/H+ antiporter NhaA yields the protein MTASRSTPTRKVLNRLSLPERTFVADALRTETLGGVLLLLAAITALVWVNVPALHDSYESVSDFHFGPETLGLNLSVAHWAADGLLAVFFFVAGIELKRELVAGDLKDRRTAALPVVAALCGMAVPALVYTLTNLTGGGDLTGWAVPTATDIAFALAVLAVIGTSLPNALRAFLLTLAVVDDLCAILIIAVFFTDDLDFAALGGAFAALAVFWLLLRKGVRGWYVYLPLALVVWALMYNSGVHATVAGVAMGLMLRCTRREGEERSPGEHIEHLVRPLSAGLAVPLFALFSAGVAVSGSALGRVFTEPETLGVVLGLVVGKAIGIFGGTWLTARFTRATLSEDLVWPDVFAVASLAGIGFTVSLLIGELAFEGDPVLTDGVKAAVLTGSLVAAVLATVLLKLRNAKYQALWAAEERDDDLDGIPDIYEQDDPAYHLRMAEIYERKAAEHRRLAEVAGGAGDGDDSPA from the coding sequence GTGACCGCGTCCCGCTCCACCCCCACCCGCAAGGTCCTCAACCGGCTCTCGCTGCCCGAGCGGACCTTCGTGGCGGACGCGCTGCGCACGGAGACCCTCGGCGGTGTACTGCTGCTCCTGGCCGCGATCACCGCACTGGTCTGGGTCAACGTCCCCGCGCTGCACGACAGCTACGAGAGCGTCAGCGACTTCCACTTCGGCCCGGAAACGCTCGGCCTGAACCTGTCCGTGGCGCACTGGGCTGCCGACGGGCTCCTCGCGGTCTTCTTCTTCGTCGCCGGCATCGAACTCAAGCGCGAACTGGTCGCCGGTGACCTCAAGGACCGCAGGACGGCCGCGCTGCCCGTGGTCGCCGCGCTGTGCGGCATGGCCGTACCGGCGCTCGTCTACACGCTCACCAACCTCACCGGTGGCGGCGATCTGACCGGCTGGGCAGTGCCCACGGCGACCGACATCGCCTTCGCGCTGGCCGTGCTCGCCGTCATCGGCACCTCCCTGCCGAACGCGCTGCGGGCCTTTCTGCTCACCCTCGCCGTCGTCGACGACCTGTGCGCGATCCTGATCATCGCGGTGTTCTTCACCGACGATCTCGACTTCGCCGCGCTCGGCGGCGCGTTCGCCGCGCTCGCCGTCTTCTGGCTCCTGCTCAGGAAGGGCGTGCGCGGGTGGTACGTGTACCTTCCGCTCGCGCTCGTCGTCTGGGCGCTGATGTACAACAGCGGGGTGCACGCCACCGTCGCCGGTGTCGCGATGGGGCTCATGCTGCGCTGCACCCGGCGCGAAGGCGAGGAGCGCTCCCCCGGTGAGCACATCGAGCACCTCGTGCGCCCCCTGTCGGCCGGTCTCGCCGTGCCGCTGTTCGCCCTGTTCAGCGCGGGGGTCGCGGTGTCGGGCAGTGCGCTGGGGAGGGTGTTCACCGAGCCGGAGACGCTCGGGGTGGTGCTCGGGCTGGTCGTGGGCAAGGCGATCGGAATCTTCGGCGGGACCTGGCTGACCGCCCGCTTCACCCGGGCCACGCTCTCCGAGGACCTGGTCTGGCCGGACGTCTTCGCGGTCGCCTCGCTCGCCGGTATCGGCTTCACCGTGTCGCTGCTCATCGGTGAACTGGCCTTCGAGGGCGACCCGGTGCTCACCGACGGCGTCAAGGCGGCCGTCCTCACCGGTTCGCTCGTCGCGGCGGTCCTGGCTACCGTCCTGTTGAAGCTGCGCAACGCCAAGTACCAGGCCCTGTGGGCCGCCGAGGAGCGCGACGACGACCTCGACGGCATCCCCGACATCTACGAACAGGACGACCCGGCTTATCACCTGCGCATGGCCGAGATCTACGAACGCAAGGCCGCCGAGCATCGCAGGCTTGCCGAAGTGGCGGGCGGGGCAGGCGACGGCGACGACAGTCCGGCATGA
- a CDS encoding SulP family inorganic anion transporter: MSACVPTHATDPDPSRTERDHQPHSPPQGPRRRFRVSAADLSASIAVFLIALPLSLGIALATDAPLQAGLVAAAVGGLVAGRLGGSPLQVSGPAAGLTVVTADLIHQYGWRTTCAITVFAGLSQLGLAHLRVARSALAVSPAIVHGMLAGIGVTIAVAQLHIVLGGTPQSSVSANIGALPAQLAHLHPAAVSVSALTLVLLLAWPRLPGRLGRQLRTIPAALVAVAGATATAALAALSLPKVDLPSWRSHALAGVPDGPVLGLAAAVLTTTLVCSVQSLLGAVAMDKLAAGRTDVRRSDLDRELRGQGAANVVSGVLGGLPIAGVAVRSTANVRAGATSRHSTMLHGVWVVAAALLLVPCLELIPLASLAALVMAVGVQMVSLHHIRTVTRHREVLVYAVTTLGVVVFGVLEGVALGIAVAVGVALHRLTRTRITHDEREGVHHVHVRGQLTFLAVPRLSRALHQVPQGATVVVELDGSFMDHAAYESLQDWQHAHHARGGSVEITGRTGTRIAEPAGASAAGCRCRPWTPWRNHQCEAPATPTAGTPEEEAAEGPNGHQLARGLSAFQRNTAPLVRGELARLAREGQQPSQLFLTCADSRLVTSMITSSGPGDLFVVRNVGNLVPRPGEESGDDSVAAAIEYAVEVLNVRSITVCGHSGCGAMQALLKADPHGAQTPLKRWLRHGRPSLDRATDKNRPWARLAGREPADAVEQLCLTNVIQQLEHLRAHESVTRALRAGALELHGMYFHVGEAQAYLLTEGTPESGVFDRVSGATRAAGTSVTTGPADPTGTVLHGTRA; this comes from the coding sequence ATGTCCGCCTGTGTCCCCACCCACGCCACCGACCCGGACCCGAGCCGGACGGAGCGTGATCACCAACCGCACAGCCCCCCACAAGGACCACGTCGCCGGTTCCGTGTCTCGGCCGCCGACCTGTCCGCCTCCATCGCGGTCTTCCTGATCGCCCTTCCCCTGTCCCTGGGCATCGCCCTCGCCACCGACGCCCCGCTCCAGGCCGGCCTGGTCGCCGCCGCCGTCGGCGGTCTCGTCGCCGGACGCCTGGGCGGCTCCCCCCTCCAGGTCAGCGGCCCCGCGGCCGGTCTCACCGTCGTCACCGCCGACCTCATCCACCAGTACGGCTGGCGCACCACCTGCGCCATCACCGTTTTCGCCGGCCTCTCCCAACTGGGCCTGGCCCACCTGCGCGTGGCCCGCTCGGCGCTCGCCGTCAGCCCCGCGATCGTGCACGGCATGCTCGCCGGCATCGGCGTCACCATCGCCGTCGCCCAGCTCCACATCGTCCTCGGCGGCACCCCGCAGAGTTCGGTCAGCGCCAACATCGGCGCCCTGCCCGCCCAGTTGGCCCATCTGCACCCCGCCGCGGTCTCCGTGAGCGCCCTCACCCTCGTCCTGCTGCTCGCCTGGCCCCGGCTCCCCGGCCGCCTCGGCCGCCAGTTGCGCACGATCCCGGCCGCCCTGGTCGCCGTGGCGGGCGCCACGGCGACGGCCGCGCTCGCCGCCCTGAGCCTGCCCAAGGTCGACCTGCCGTCCTGGCGGAGCCACGCCCTGGCCGGGGTACCCGACGGACCGGTGCTCGGCCTCGCCGCCGCCGTCCTCACCACCACCCTGGTGTGCAGCGTGCAGTCGCTCCTCGGCGCCGTCGCCATGGACAAGCTGGCGGCGGGGCGGACCGACGTACGGCGCTCGGACCTCGACCGCGAGCTGCGCGGCCAGGGCGCGGCCAACGTCGTCTCCGGCGTCCTCGGCGGCCTACCCATCGCCGGTGTCGCCGTCCGCAGCACGGCCAATGTCCGCGCCGGCGCCACCAGCCGGCACTCCACGATGCTGCACGGCGTCTGGGTGGTGGCGGCAGCGCTGCTCCTCGTCCCCTGCCTGGAGCTGATCCCCCTCGCCTCGCTCGCCGCCCTGGTGATGGCCGTCGGGGTGCAGATGGTCTCCCTGCACCACATCCGTACGGTCACCCGCCACCGCGAGGTGCTGGTCTACGCCGTCACCACCCTCGGTGTCGTCGTCTTCGGCGTCCTGGAGGGTGTCGCGCTCGGCATCGCCGTGGCCGTCGGCGTCGCCCTGCACCGCCTCACCCGCACCCGTATCACCCACGACGAGCGGGAAGGGGTCCATCACGTCCATGTACGCGGCCAGTTGACGTTCCTCGCCGTGCCCCGCCTCAGCCGCGCCCTGCACCAGGTGCCCCAGGGGGCCACCGTCGTCGTGGAGTTGGACGGGTCGTTCATGGACCACGCGGCGTACGAGTCGCTGCAGGACTGGCAGCACGCGCACCACGCGCGCGGCGGCTCCGTGGAGATCACCGGCCGCACCGGCACCCGTATCGCCGAACCCGCGGGTGCCTCGGCGGCCGGCTGCCGCTGCCGGCCCTGGACGCCCTGGCGCAACCACCAGTGCGAGGCCCCGGCCACCCCGACCGCCGGCACACCCGAGGAGGAGGCCGCCGAGGGGCCGAACGGCCATCAGCTGGCGCGCGGCCTCAGCGCCTTCCAGCGCAACACCGCCCCGCTGGTGCGCGGTGAGCTGGCCCGCCTCGCGCGCGAGGGACAGCAGCCCTCGCAGCTCTTCCTGACCTGCGCCGACTCCCGGCTCGTCACCTCGATGATCACATCGAGCGGCCCCGGCGACCTCTTCGTCGTCCGCAATGTCGGCAACCTCGTCCCGCGGCCCGGTGAGGAGAGCGGCGACGACTCGGTGGCGGCGGCGATCGAGTACGCGGTGGAGGTGCTGAACGTACGGTCCATCACGGTCTGCGGGCACTCCGGCTGCGGTGCGATGCAGGCCCTGCTCAAGGCCGATCCGCACGGCGCGCAGACCCCTCTCAAGCGCTGGCTGCGGCACGGCCGTCCGAGTCTGGACCGGGCGACCGACAAGAACCGCCCCTGGGCACGCCTCGCCGGCCGCGAACCGGCCGACGCCGTCGAACAGCTCTGCCTGACCAACGTCATCCAGCAGCTGGAGCATCTGAGAGCCCACGAGTCCGTCACCCGGGCCCTGCGCGCGGGAGCGCTCGAACTGCACGGGATGTACTTCCATGTGGGCGAGGCCCAGGCGTATCTGCTCACAGAAGGGACACCCGAAAGCGGAGTCTTCGACCGGGTCTCCGGGGCGACCAGGGCAGCCGGGACGAGCGTGACGACGGGTCCGGCCGATCCGACCGGGACGGTCCTGCACGGCACGCGCGCGTGA
- a CDS encoding MarP family serine protease, which produces MNVLDILLLVAAVWFAIVGYRQGFVVGILSVIGFLGGGLVAVYVLPVIWDWMTDNSEVSTAAAVVAVVIVIVCASVGQALTTHLGNKLRRYITWSPARALDATGGALVNVVAMLLVAWLIGSALAGTTLPTLGKEVRNSRVLQGVATALPNQADTWFADFSSVLTQNGFPQVFSPFSNEPITEVQPPDPALASSPVAQRAKRSIVKVMGTAQSCGKVLEGTGFVFGERRVMTNAHVVGGVDEPTVQIGGEGRKYDAKVVLYDWERDIAVLDVPGLKAPVLEFTTKDAAGSDDAIVAGFPENGAYDVRPARVRGRITANGADIYKRGTVHRDVYSLYATVRQGNSGGPLLTPEGKVYGVVFAKSLDDPDTGYALTADEVEEDIVKGRTANQQVDSDSCAL; this is translated from the coding sequence GTGAACGTGCTGGACATCCTGTTGCTGGTAGCCGCCGTCTGGTTCGCGATCGTGGGCTACCGACAGGGCTTCGTCGTCGGCATCCTCTCGGTGATCGGCTTCCTCGGCGGCGGACTCGTCGCGGTCTACGTCCTGCCCGTCATCTGGGACTGGATGACCGACAACTCCGAGGTCAGCACGGCCGCCGCCGTCGTCGCGGTGGTCATCGTGATCGTCTGCGCATCGGTCGGCCAGGCCCTGACCACCCACCTCGGCAACAAACTGCGCCGGTACATCACCTGGTCCCCGGCCCGTGCCCTGGACGCCACCGGCGGCGCCCTCGTCAATGTCGTCGCGATGCTCCTGGTCGCCTGGCTGATCGGTTCCGCACTCGCCGGAACGACTCTGCCGACGCTCGGCAAGGAGGTCCGCAACTCCCGGGTGCTCCAGGGCGTGGCGACGGCCCTGCCCAACCAGGCGGACACCTGGTTCGCGGACTTCTCCTCGGTCCTCACCCAGAACGGCTTCCCCCAGGTCTTCAGCCCGTTCTCGAACGAGCCGATCACCGAGGTCCAGCCCCCCGACCCGGCGCTGGCGAGCAGCCCGGTCGCCCAGCGCGCCAAGCGATCCATCGTCAAGGTCATGGGCACCGCCCAGAGTTGCGGCAAGGTCCTCGAAGGCACCGGCTTCGTCTTCGGCGAGCGCCGGGTCATGACCAACGCGCACGTGGTCGGCGGAGTCGACGAACCCACCGTCCAGATCGGCGGCGAGGGCCGCAAGTACGACGCCAAGGTCGTCCTCTACGACTGGGAGCGCGACATCGCCGTCCTGGACGTGCCGGGCCTGAAGGCACCCGTGCTGGAGTTCACCACCAAGGACGCCGCCGGCAGCGACGACGCGATCGTCGCGGGCTTCCCGGAGAACGGCGCGTACGACGTCCGCCCCGCGCGCGTGCGCGGGCGCATCACGGCCAACGGCGCCGACATCTACAAGCGCGGCACCGTCCACCGCGACGTCTACTCGCTCTACGCGACCGTCCGCCAGGGCAACTCCGGCGGCCCGCTGCTCACACCCGAGGGCAAGGTCTACGGCGTGGTCTTCGCGAAGTCCCTCGACGACCCGGACACGGGGTACGCCCTCACCGCGGACGAGGTCGAGGAGGACATCGTCAAGGGCCGTACGGCCAACCAGCAGGTGGACAGCGACAGCTGCGCGCTCTGA
- a CDS encoding NUDIX hydrolase, translating to MTGASRTDGDTDTDSGHRARGGQVVLDKAGLPTWLDPVVRAAETIEPLQLSRFLPPENGSGRQSAVLILFGDGTDGPELLLMERAGSLRSHAGQPSFPGGALDPEDGDPGTDGPLRAALREAEEETGLDPAGVQLFSVLPKLYIPVSGFVVTPVLGWWRRPTPVRVVDPNETARVFTVPVADLTDPANRATAIHPRGYAGPAFLVESALVWGFTAGVIDRLLHYAGWERPWDREKQVPLDWRS from the coding sequence ATGACAGGCGCGAGCCGGACGGACGGCGACACGGACACCGACAGCGGGCACCGCGCACGAGGCGGGCAGGTGGTCCTGGACAAGGCGGGCCTGCCCACCTGGCTGGACCCGGTGGTGCGCGCCGCCGAGACGATCGAGCCGCTGCAACTGAGCCGCTTCCTGCCGCCGGAGAACGGCTCGGGACGGCAGTCGGCGGTCCTGATCCTGTTCGGCGACGGCACGGACGGGCCCGAGCTGCTGCTCATGGAGCGCGCCGGCTCGCTCCGATCGCACGCGGGGCAGCCGTCGTTCCCCGGCGGCGCCCTCGACCCCGAGGACGGCGACCCGGGGACCGACGGCCCGCTGCGCGCCGCCCTGCGCGAGGCCGAGGAGGAGACCGGCCTCGACCCCGCCGGAGTCCAGCTCTTCAGCGTGCTGCCCAAGCTGTACATCCCGGTCAGCGGCTTCGTCGTGACCCCCGTCCTCGGCTGGTGGCGGCGGCCGACGCCGGTCCGGGTGGTGGATCCGAACGAGACGGCCCGCGTCTTCACCGTCCCCGTGGCGGATCTCACGGATCCGGCCAACAGAGCCACCGCCATTCACCCCCGGGGCTACGCAGGACCGGCATTTCTGGTCGAATCGGCCCTGGTGTGGGGCTTCACGGCCGGAGTGATCGACCGTCTGCTGCACTACGCGGGCTGGGAGCGCCCCTGGGACCGTGAGAAGCAGGTCCCGCTCGACTGGCGCTCATGA
- a CDS encoding polysaccharide deacetylase family protein has product MAVTQRIAVGVTLAATCAAALAGCGIGEPTGTVGPPGAKKAEKEGVPAPPKAAVRLIGDGSTAYTGAQPHLPRAERLKPGQKPPQFVVFSWDGAGEDGQRLFSHFRKVARDNDATMTYFLSGVYMLPEEKRDLYRPPQHSPGRSDIGFNDVRGIKDTVDQLRGAWLEGNEIGTHFNGHFCGPGGGVGEWSVKEWKSEIAQAKSFVKAWKTNTGSGRAEPLPFDYDKELIGARTPCLEGQTNFKQAARELGFRYDTSGVKDQVWPEKDDGLWDLSMQLVPVPGRDFETLTMDYNFYVNQSGARAGAEGRREHWGDQFRDGLLAGFERAYEGNRAPLIIGNHFESWNGGVYMRAVEETIEAVCGKAEVRCVSFRQLADWLDAQDPKVLDRLRTLGVGQSPKKGWKNFLSAGPAPAPKGVPGAPAAKR; this is encoded by the coding sequence ATGGCCGTCACCCAGAGGATCGCCGTCGGTGTCACGCTCGCCGCGACATGTGCCGCGGCGCTCGCCGGATGCGGGATCGGTGAACCGACGGGCACCGTCGGCCCACCCGGCGCGAAGAAAGCGGAGAAGGAGGGCGTCCCCGCGCCGCCGAAGGCCGCGGTCCGGCTGATCGGCGACGGCTCCACCGCGTACACGGGCGCGCAGCCGCACCTGCCCAGGGCCGAGCGGCTGAAGCCCGGTCAGAAGCCCCCGCAGTTCGTGGTGTTCTCCTGGGACGGCGCGGGCGAGGACGGCCAGCGGCTCTTCTCGCACTTCCGCAAGGTGGCCCGGGACAACGACGCCACCATGACGTACTTCCTCAGCGGTGTGTACATGCTGCCGGAGGAGAAGCGGGACCTCTACCGCCCGCCCCAGCACTCACCGGGCCGTTCGGACATCGGCTTCAACGACGTCCGTGGAATCAAGGACACCGTGGACCAGCTGCGCGGCGCCTGGCTGGAGGGCAACGAGATCGGCACGCACTTCAACGGCCACTTCTGCGGCCCCGGCGGCGGGGTCGGCGAGTGGTCGGTCAAGGAGTGGAAGAGCGAGATCGCCCAGGCCAAGTCGTTCGTCAAGGCATGGAAGACCAACACCGGTTCGGGGCGGGCCGAGCCGCTGCCCTTCGACTACGACAAGGAGCTGATCGGCGCCCGCACCCCCTGCCTGGAAGGGCAGACGAACTTCAAGCAGGCCGCCCGTGAACTGGGTTTCCGCTATGACACCAGCGGAGTCAAGGACCAGGTCTGGCCCGAGAAGGACGACGGACTGTGGGACCTGTCGATGCAGCTGGTCCCCGTCCCGGGGCGGGACTTCGAGACGCTGACCATGGACTACAACTTCTACGTCAACCAGTCCGGCGCCCGTGCGGGGGCCGAGGGCAGACGGGAGCACTGGGGCGACCAGTTCCGTGACGGTCTGCTCGCGGGCTTCGAGCGCGCCTACGAGGGCAACCGCGCGCCCCTGATCATCGGCAACCACTTCGAGTCCTGGAACGGCGGCGTCTACATGCGCGCCGTCGAGGAGACCATCGAGGCCGTCTGCGGCAAGGCCGAGGTGCGCTGCGTCTCCTTCCGGCAACTCGCCGACTGGCTCGACGCCCAGGACCCGAAGGTCCTGGACAGGCTGCGCACGCTTGGGGTCGGCCAGTCCCCGAAGAAGGGGTGGAAGAACTTCCTGTCCGCCGGACCGGCGCCGGCCCCGAAGGGGGTTCCCGGGGCTCCGGCGGCCAAGCGTTAG
- a CDS encoding phage holin family protein: protein MSAPDGSPVGAERSVGQLFASATAEMSALVHDEIALAKAQLRQDVKRGVIGGGAFTAAVAVLIFSLPMLSFALAYGIRTWSDWNLAICFLLSFAANVLVALVLTLIGVVFSKKAKKGQGPQKVAASMKETAGVLQNAKPHPRRPAPADDAVEAVARSTS, encoded by the coding sequence ATGAGCGCACCCGACGGCAGCCCGGTCGGAGCCGAACGCAGTGTCGGCCAGTTGTTCGCCTCGGCGACGGCCGAGATGTCCGCGCTGGTGCACGACGAGATCGCGCTGGCCAAGGCCCAGCTGCGGCAGGACGTCAAGCGAGGCGTGATCGGCGGCGGGGCGTTCACCGCGGCCGTCGCGGTGCTGATCTTCTCCCTGCCGATGCTGAGCTTCGCCCTGGCGTACGGCATCCGCACCTGGAGCGACTGGAACCTGGCGATCTGCTTCCTGCTGTCGTTCGCGGCGAACGTCCTGGTCGCCCTCGTGCTGACGCTCATCGGCGTGGTCTTCTCGAAGAAGGCCAAGAAGGGGCAGGGCCCGCAGAAGGTCGCCGCGTCCATGAAGGAGACGGCGGGCGTGCTGCAGAACGCCAAGCCGCACCCCCGTCGGCCCGCCCCGGCCGACGACGCCGTCGAGGCTGTGGCACGCTCGACGTCATGA
- a CDS encoding alpha/beta fold hydrolase — translation MTDPVTAPAAPSNQPASPVRLDVPGAKELIHRDVAANGARFHIAEVGDGPLVLLLHGFPQFWWTWRHQLVALADAGFRAVAMDLRGVGGSDRTPRGYDPANLALDITGVVRSLGEPDAALVGHDLGGYLAWTAAVMRPKLVRRLVVSSMPHPRRWRSAMLSDVKQTSAGSYIWGFQRPWIPERQLTADDGALVGRLVRDWSGPKLPDDEAVEAYQRAMCIPSTAHCSIEPYRWMVRSMARPDGIQFNRRMKRPVRVPTLHLHGSLDPVMRTRSAAGSGEYVEAPYRWRLFDGLGHFPHEEDPVAFSAELINWLKDPEPDR, via the coding sequence ATGACCGACCCCGTGACCGCCCCGGCCGCCCCCTCGAATCAGCCCGCGTCTCCCGTACGGCTCGACGTGCCCGGCGCCAAGGAGCTGATCCACCGGGACGTGGCCGCCAACGGCGCGCGCTTCCACATCGCCGAGGTCGGCGACGGACCGCTGGTGCTGCTGCTGCACGGCTTCCCGCAGTTCTGGTGGACCTGGCGGCACCAGTTGGTCGCCCTCGCCGACGCGGGCTTCCGGGCCGTGGCCATGGACCTGCGCGGGGTCGGCGGCAGCGACCGCACCCCCCGGGGCTACGACCCGGCGAACCTCGCCCTCGACATCACCGGGGTCGTACGCTCCCTCGGCGAGCCCGACGCCGCGCTGGTCGGCCATGACCTGGGCGGCTATCTGGCGTGGACGGCGGCCGTGATGCGCCCCAAGCTCGTACGGCGGCTCGTGGTCTCCTCGATGCCGCACCCGAGGCGCTGGCGCTCGGCGATGCTCTCCGACGTCAAGCAGACCTCGGCGGGCTCCTACATCTGGGGATTCCAGCGGCCCTGGATCCCCGAGCGGCAACTCACCGCCGACGACGGCGCCCTGGTCGGCCGGCTCGTCCGGGACTGGTCGGGGCCGAAGCTGCCCGACGACGAGGCAGTGGAGGCGTACCAGCGGGCCATGTGCATCCCGTCGACGGCGCACTGCTCGATCGAGCCGTACCGGTGGATGGTCCGGTCGATGGCCCGCCCGGACGGCATCCAGTTCAACCGCCGGATGAAGCGGCCGGTGCGGGTGCCCACCCTCCATCTGCACGGTTCGCTCGACCCGGTGATGCGCACCCGGAGCGCGGCCGGGTCCGGGGAGTACGTCGAAGCGCCGTACCGTTGGCGGCTGTTCGACGGTCTGGGACACTTCCCGCACGAGGAGGACCCGGTGGCGTTCTCGGCCGAACTCATCAACTGGCTGAAGGACCCCGAGCCCGACCGGTGA
- the acs gene encoding acetate--CoA ligase, with amino-acid sequence MSNESLANLLKEERRFAPPADLAENANVTAEAYERARADRLGFWAAQARRLTWAKEPTETLDWSNPPFAKWFADGELNVAYNCVDRHVEAGNGDRVAIHFEGEPGDDRTVTYAELKDEVSKAANALLELGVQAGDRVAVYMPMIPETAVAMLACARIGAAHSVVFGGFSADALATRIQDADAKVVITSDGGYRRGKPSALKPAVDEAVAKAGNVEHVLVVRRTGQDVAWDDSRDVWWHEIVDRQSSEHTPQPFGAEHPLFILYTSGTTGKPKGILHTSGGYLTQTSYTHHSVFDLKPETDVYWCTADVGWVTGHSYIVYGPLANGATQVMYEGTPDTPHQGRFWEIVQKYGVTILYTAPTAIRTFMKWGDDIPAKFDLSSLRVLGSVGEPINPEAWIWYRKHIGGDATPIVDTWWQTETGAMMISPLPGVTSTKPGSAQTPLPGISATVVDDEANEVPHGGGGYLVLTEPWPSMLRTIWGDDQRFLDTYWSRFEGKYFAGDGAKKDEDGDIWLLGRVDDVMLVSGHNISTTEVESALVSHPSVAEAAVVGAADETTGQAIVAFVILRGTANAEDEGLVADLRNHVGATLGPIAKPKRILPVQELPKTRSGKIMRRLLRDVAENRQLGDVTTLTDSTVMDLIQAKLPAAPSED; translated from the coding sequence GTGAGCAACGAAAGCCTGGCCAACCTCTTGAAGGAGGAGCGACGCTTCGCGCCGCCCGCTGACCTGGCCGAGAACGCCAACGTCACGGCCGAGGCGTACGAGCGGGCCAGGGCTGACAGGCTCGGCTTCTGGGCGGCTCAGGCCCGGCGGCTGACCTGGGCCAAGGAGCCGACCGAGACGCTGGACTGGTCGAACCCGCCGTTCGCCAAGTGGTTCGCCGACGGCGAGCTGAACGTCGCGTACAACTGCGTGGACCGGCATGTCGAGGCCGGGAACGGCGACCGGGTCGCCATCCACTTCGAGGGCGAGCCCGGGGACGATCGGACCGTCACCTACGCCGAACTCAAGGACGAGGTGAGCAAGGCCGCCAACGCCCTGCTGGAGCTGGGTGTCCAGGCGGGCGACCGGGTCGCGGTCTATATGCCGATGATCCCGGAGACGGCCGTGGCGATGCTCGCCTGCGCCCGGATCGGCGCCGCGCACTCCGTCGTGTTCGGCGGCTTCTCCGCGGACGCGCTCGCGACCCGTATCCAGGACGCCGACGCCAAGGTGGTCATCACCTCCGACGGCGGCTACCGGCGCGGCAAGCCGTCCGCGCTCAAGCCGGCCGTGGACGAGGCGGTCGCCAAGGCGGGCAATGTCGAGCATGTCCTCGTCGTCCGCCGCACCGGCCAGGACGTCGCGTGGGACGACTCCCGTGACGTGTGGTGGCACGAGATCGTCGACCGGCAGAGCAGCGAACACACCCCGCAGCCGTTCGGGGCCGAGCACCCGCTGTTCATCCTGTACACGTCCGGCACCACGGGGAAGCCCAAGGGCATCCTGCACACCTCCGGCGGCTACCTCACACAGACGTCGTACACCCACCACTCCGTCTTCGACCTGAAGCCGGAGACGGACGTGTACTGGTGCACGGCCGACGTCGGCTGGGTCACCGGCCACTCGTACATCGTCTACGGGCCGCTGGCGAACGGCGCGACACAGGTCATGTACGAGGGCACGCCCGACACCCCGCACCAGGGGCGGTTCTGGGAGATCGTGCAGAAGTACGGGGTGACGATCCTCTACACGGCGCCCACGGCCATCCGTACGTTCATGAAGTGGGGCGACGACATCCCCGCGAAGTTCGACCTGTCCTCCCTGCGTGTCCTCGGGTCCGTCGGTGAGCCGATCAACCCCGAGGCGTGGATCTGGTACCGCAAGCACATCGGCGGCGACGCGACCCCGATCGTGGACACCTGGTGGCAGACCGAGACCGGCGCGATGATGATCTCGCCGCTGCCGGGGGTGACCTCCACCAAGCCGGGTTCGGCGCAGACACCGCTGCCGGGCATCTCCGCCACGGTCGTCGACGACGAGGCCAACGAGGTGCCCCACGGCGGCGGTGGCTATCTCGTCCTCACCGAGCCGTGGCCGTCGATGCTGCGCACCATCTGGGGCGACGACCAGCGGTTCCTCGACACCTACTGGTCGCGGTTCGAGGGCAAGTACTTCGCCGGTGACGGGGCGAAGAAGGACGAGGACGGGGACATCTGGCTCCTCGGGCGGGTCGACGACGTGATGCTCGTGTCGGGCCACAACATCTCGACCACCGAGGTGGAGTCCGCGCTCGTCTCGCACCCGTCCGTGGCCGAGGCGGCCGTGGTCGGCGCTGCGGACGAGACCACCGGCCAGGCGATCGTGGCGTTCGTGATCCTGCGCGGCACGGCGAACGCCGAGGACGAGGGCCTCGTCGCCGACCTCCGCAACCACGTCGGCGCCACCCTCGGCCCGATCGCCAAGCCGAAGCGGATCCTGCCGGTGCAGGAGCTGCCGAAGACCCGCTCCGGGAAGATCATGCGGCGACTGCTGCGGGACGTGGCGGAGAACCGGCAGCTCGGTGACGTCACGACGCTCACCGACTCCACGGTGATGGACCTGATCCAGGCAAAGCTGCCGGCGGCGCCCAGCGAGGACTGA